TGATAGTTCAAATGGTATCTCCAATCGTCGGCTAAGACAAATTTTTAAggtacattattttttatttctaattattcatatcatatttgtattattctcatataaaaataattatttatattttaaagaattattaccATGTAGGATGTTGTTGGTGCAATTGATGGAACTCTTATCCATGCATGTATTCCCACTAATCAACAAGTACCTTATCGAGGTCGTGGGAGAGGAGAGTGTTTTCAAAATGTTATGGCACTTTGTGATTTTGACATGATATTTAGGTTTGTTGTTGTTGGATGGGAAGGAACAACTCATGATTCAAGAGTCTTGACAGAAACTATTCGTAACCTGCAACATAATTTTCCAATGCCCCCATcaggtaaatattttattttcattttatttaatataatttgtatttattcattataataatcaactcaatcctttttttttcagaaaaatattatttagtagATGCAACATACACACACAGTCGAGGTTTTATGGCACCATATCGTAATGTGCGCTATTGGTTGAGTGATTTTCGTAGTGGTGGTAAAGCTGTAGGAAAAGAGGAGATATTCAACCAATGTCATGCAAGATTAAGAAATGTCATTGAACGTGCTTTTGGTGTTGTTAAGGCGCGTTTTCCAATCTTGAAGAGAATGACACCTTATTCGTTTACTACTCAAACAAAAATTGTCATGACATGCTTCTCCATTCACAATTTTCTTCGACAAATCTCAGTTGCggataaattattttctgaATATGACAATGAAGTGGAATTGGAAAGTGACAATgccaatcaaaatcaaaactcaactacAAGCAGTTTTTTTGCAGCATCTGATCAAGAATTCATGCAACAATTCCGAAACCAAATCACAAATGAACTCTTTCAAGTGTTTAGTTAACTTgtcatttttagctttttaccATTGTAAGAAATgcaatgtttagatattagcaTAAAATGTGATGTCTTcggatatttgaaaatatgtacttgaattgttatgttttttctttaatttgatttaggtttttatcaatccattatttttcatattattaagtttaaatattttattttaattatataaaaaataaatatattaattattttttgtaagaatgataatgataaattatttattataaaaattttattatttggaactttttagaaataagtta
This region of Vitis vinifera cultivar Pinot Noir 40024 chromosome 5, ASM3070453v1 genomic DNA includes:
- the LOC132253735 gene encoding uncharacterized protein LOC132253735 — its product is MRMEKHGFISLCHMFREKGWLVDSKHLNVEEKMTMFLMTISHNLRNRLIKNRFQHSSQTIHKYFHEVLVAMVNFSKEMITPPSFNDSSNGISNRRLRQIFKDVVGAIDGTLIHACIPTNQQVPYRGRGRGECFQNVMALCDFDMIFRFVVVGWEGTTHDSRVLTETIRNLQHNFPMPPSEKYYLVDATYTHSRGFMAPYRNVRYWLSDFRSGGKAVGKEEIFNQCHARLRNVIERAFGVVKARFPILKRMTPYSFTTQTKIVMTCFSIHNFLRQISVADKLFSEYDNEVELESDNANQNQNSTTSSFFAASDQEFMQQFRNQITNELFQVFS